In Vitis vinifera cultivar Pinot Noir 40024 chromosome 17, ASM3070453v1, one genomic interval encodes:
- the LOC100853199 gene encoding uncharacterized protein LOC100853199, whose protein sequence is MDVVLWMCALVASRTRNKDQREEANTEPSRISHQINMNNYLKKIKRHSSSWESGRTESQLPCHGCRKEVWANRNDNNAPEVPFYSPKTPSSQLPFPIYPLLSPSDPQVERISEEVTEKKRMDDGRRGDVMPLELAMKRESAYRKKVEMMLSQLYGGESREDPFSSQVPSSSPSSGPSLSGPKRKTPTRTSQCLPPQQLQLLYSSHTLGNRKDDLFCKVCQVACPSSFHLKQHLIGQKHKDTLDLKSGRNIREEDANTRKWCDLCKIWCINKYSLEQHFKGKKHQDNVQELELGGKEGQRKTNQVKLYCELCKLWCMDEYAFNQHLKGKKHILNLHTFEEKRTAKGKGLAVDQSSTRKN, encoded by the exons ATGGATGTGGTCCTGTGGATGTGTGCCCTAGTTGCCAGTCGCACAAGGAACAAGGACCAAAGAGAAGAAGCCAACACTGAACCTTCCAGAATATCACaccaaataaatatgaataattatttaaaaaaaataaaaaggcattCCAGTAGTTGGGAGTCGGGACGTACCGAATCACAGCTCCCGTGCCATGGTTGCCGGAAAGAAGTATGGGCCAATCGAAATGACAATAATGCCCCTGAAGTCCCATTCTATTCACCAAAAACACCTTCGTCCCAACTGCCATTTCCCATTTATCCATTGCTCTCACCTTCAGACCCTCAAG TTGAAAGGATCTCAGAAGAAGtaactgaaaaaaaaagaatggatGATGGGAGGAGGGGGGATGTTATGCCATTAGAGCTTGCAATGAAGAGAGAGTCTGCATATCGAAAGAAGGTAGAGATGATGTTGTCGCAACTATATGGTGGTGAATCTAGGGAAGACCCTTTCTCTTCCCAG GTGCCATCTTCAAGTCCAAGTTCAGGGCCAAGCTTATCAGGACCAAAGCGAAAAACACCGACTAGGACCTCCCAGTGCCTTCCACCTCAGCAGCTGCAACTGCTTTATAGTAGTCACACACTTGGAAACAGGAAAGATGACTTATTTTGCAAGGTCTGCCAAGTGGCATGCCCAAGCTCTTTTCATCTCAAGCAGCATCTGATAGGTCAGAAGCACAAGGACACACTTGACTTGAAATCTGGTAGAAACATTAGAGAAGAGGATGcaaataccagaaaatggtgtGACTTGTGCAAAATTTGGTGCATTAACAAATATTCACTCGAACAGCATTTCAAAGGTAAAAAGCATCAAGACAACGTACAAGAGCTGGAACTAGGTGGGAAAGAAGGCCAAAGGAAAACAAATCAGGTAAAACTGTACTGCGAACTGTGTAAACTTTGGTGCATGGATGAGTATGCATTCAATCAGCACCTCAAAGGCAAAAAGCACATCCTTAACCTCCACAcctttgaagagaaaaggaCGGCAAAAGGGAAAGGATTGGCTGTGGACCAAAGCTCAACTAGAAAGAACTGA
- the LOC100258690 gene encoding probable LRR receptor-like serine/threonine-protein kinase At1g74360 has translation MRDEETDIRVVGLMISLVLITGRIVAGDSLETDREVLLSLKKFLEDNNQVNRGRYQEWNLSSWNPCDWPGILCSNDGRVISVNLSDNSISGEIFHNFSALTKLSHLDLSKNTLGGRIPADLRRCESLVYLNLSHNIINDELNLTGLKSLEVLDLSINRIGGEIQLTFPAVCDRLVLANISENNFTGSIDNCFDECKSLKYLDLSSNNFSGEIWQGFARLQQFSASENRFGGVVSPSIFGGVCALGLLELSKNSFGGEVPGEIANCTSLRILNLWGNHFTGPIPPELGSLSSLEGLFLGNNNFSRQVPESLLNLSSLAFLDLSKNNFGGEIQEIFGKFKQVRFLVLHTNSYTGGIYSSGILKLSNISRLDLSFNNFSGPLPVELSEMPSLEFLILAHNQFSGSIPPEFGNIRRLQALDLSFNSLNGSIPSTIGKLNSLLWLMLANNRFSGEIPPEIGNCTSLLWLNLANNQFSGKIPPELTTIGRNPFPTFEMNRKNRGIPAGSGECQVMMRWIPANYPPFSFAYTLLTRRSCRSLWDNLLKGHGLFPMCLTGSKVRTLQISGYVQISGNQFSGEVPPEIRNMQNFSLIQMAANKFYGKLPPAIGQLPVVVLNLSENNFSGEIPMEIGNLGCLQNLDLSSNNFSGTFPTSLNNLSELNKFNISYNPLISGVIPSTGQLATFEKESFLGDPLLVLPPFIGNPSNHPPPTAKSDGKPKQKFTSAFVFLTLTVAFIMCGLVSLLVCVLLKNPVDSSGYLLDDSKYRHDFASSSEVSSPWLSGAVKVIRLDKTAFTYADILMATCNFSDSRIIGKGGFGTVYRGVLPDGREVAVKKLQRDGIEGEKEFRAEMEVLSGNGLGWPHPNLVTLYGWCLNGSEKLLVYEYMEGGSLEDLISDRMRLTWRRRLDVAIDVARALVFLHHECFTAIVHRDVKASNVLLDRNGKARVTDFGLARVVDDGNSHVSTMVAGTVGYVAPEYGQTGQATTKGDVYSFGVLSMELATGRHALDGGEECLVEWARRVMGNGRQGLSRAVIPVVMLGSGLAEGAEEMRELLRIGIKCTAESPQARPNMKEVLAMLITILSTQQDFSYGSSPPSSEMSGLET, from the exons aTGCGGGACGAGGAAACTGATATCCGGGTTGTCGGGTTAATGATTTCCCTAGTCTTGATCACAG GCAGAATTGTGGCTGGAGATTCTCTGGAGACTGACAGAGAAGTTCTGCTGAGTCTGAAAAAATTTCTAGAGGATAACAATCAAGTGAATCGAGGGCGATACCAGGAGTGGAATTTAAGTAGTTGGAATCCATGTGATTGGCCTGGAATTTTGTGCAGCAATGATGGGAGGGTGATCAGTGTCAACCTTTCAGATAATAGTATTTCAGGTGAAATTTTCCACAACTTCTCCGCATTGACAAAGCTTTCTCATCTTGATTTGTCGAAAAACACTCTGGGTGGCCGGATTCCGGCGGACCTGAGGCGGTGTGAAAGCCTTGTATATCTCAACCTGTCGCACAATATCATTAATGATGAACTGAACTTGACGGGGTTGAAGAGTTTGGAGGTTCTTGATCTGTCTATCAATAGGATTGGTGGCGAAATTCAGTTGACTTTTCCAGCAGTTTGTGACAGATTGGTTCTTGCAAACATTTCTGAGAATAATTTCACTGGGAGCATCGACAATTGCTTCGACGAGTGCAAGAGTTTGAAGTATCTGGATTTGAGCTCCAACAATTTCAGTGGGGAGATATGGCAGGGGTTCGCAAGGCTTCAGCAGTTTTCGGCGTCGGAAAACAGGTTTGGTGGGGTGGTTTCACCCTCCATTTTTGGTGGGGTTTGTGCACTGGGCCTGCTGGAATTGTCGAAGAACAGTTTCGGGGGAGAGGTTCCGGGAGAGATTGCCAATTGCACAAGCCTGCGCATTTTAAATCTGTGGGGAAACCATTTCACAGGGCCAATTCCCCCAGAACTGGGATCACTTTCGAGTCTTGAGGGTTTGTTCTTGGGGAACAACAATTTTTCAAGGCAGGTTCCAGAGTCCCTACTGAATTTGAGTAGCTTGGCATTTTTGGATCTGAGCAAGAACAATTTTGGGGGAGAGATTCAGGAAATTTTTGGGAAATTCAAGCAGGTCAGGTTTCTTGTATTGCATACTAATTCATACACTGGGGGTATATATTCATCTGGAATTCTCAAGTTATCCAATATTTCCCGATTGGACTTGAGCTTCAACAATTTCTCAGGTCCATTACCGGTTGAGCTCTCAGAAATGCCGAGTTTGGAGTTCTTGATTCTAGCCCACAATCAGTTTTCTGGAAGCATACCACCAGAATTTGGAAACATCCGGCGCCTACAAGCCCTGGATCTCTCCTTCAATAGCCTAAACGGTTCAATACCCAGTACTATTGGAAAGTTGAACTCTCTCTTGTGGTTAATGCTGGCAAACAATAGGTTTTCTGGGGAAATTCCTCCTGAGATAGGAAATTGCACTAGTTTATTGTGGTTAAACCTGGCCAACAACCAATTTTCTGGGAAAATTCCTCCGGAGTTGACAACTATTGGGAGAAATCCATTCCCAACCTTtgaaatgaatagaaaaaacagGGGAATCCCTGCTGGTTCAGGTGAGTGCCAAGTGATGATGAGGTGGATTCCAGCAAATTATCCTCCATTCAGTTTTGCGTATACACTCCTCACAAGAAGGAGCTGTAGAAGCTTATGGGATAATTTGCTTAAAGGGCATGGCCTTTTCCCAATGTGCCTTACTGGTTCTAAGGTGCGGACACTTCAAATTTCGGGTTACGTTCAGATCAGTGGGAATCAGTTTTCAGGTGAGGTCCCTCCAGAAATAAGGAATATGCAGAACTTTAGTCTCATCCAGATGGCTGCCAATAAGTTCTATGGAAAACTTCCTCCTGCGATAGGGCAATTGCCAGTTGTAGTCCTAAACTTGTCCGAGAACAATTTTTCAGGTGAAATTCCCATGGAAATCGGCAATCTTGGGTGCTTACAAAATCTGGATTTGTCATCCAATAACTTCTCTGGTACATTTCCAACCAGCCTCAACAACTTGAGTGAGTTGAACAAGTTCAACATATCATACAATCCATTGATCTCAGGTGTAATCCCATCGACTGGGCAATTGGCAACTTTTGAGAAAGAGTCCTTCCTTGGTGACCCACTATTGGTACTTCCACCCTTCATTGGCAACCCCTCAAATCACCCTCCGCCCACTGCGAAATCGGATGGGAagccaaaacaaaaatttacttCAGCTTTTGTGTTTTTAACTCTAACAGTGGCTTTCATCATGTGTGGACTTGTGTCACTTCTAGTCTGCGTTCTTTTGAAAAACCCAGTTGATTCATCAGGATATCTATTAGATGATTCCAAGTATAGACACGATTTTGCATCAAGTTCCGAAGTTTCATCACCATGGTTGTCAGGTGCTGTGAAGGTCATCCGTCTGGACAAAACAGCGTTCACATATGCTGATATTTTGATGGCCACATGTAACTTTTCGGACAGTAGAATTATTGGGAAAGGTGGATTTGGCACAGTGTACAGAGGGGTTCTGCCTGATGGAAGGGAAGTAGCTGTGAAGAAGCTACAAAGGGATGGCATTGAAGGGGAAAAGGAGTTCCGGGCTGAAATGGAGGTCCTAAGTGGAAATGGCCTTGGTTGGCCTCATCCCAACCTTGTAACACTCTATGGGTGGTGCCTTAATGGATCAGAAAAATTGCTGGTATATGAGTACATGGAAGGAGGGAGCTTGGAGGATCTGATTTCAGATCGGATGAGACTAACATGGAGGCGGCGTCTTGATGTAGCAATTGATGTGGCACGGGCACTAGTCTTTCTGCACCATGAGTGCTTCACTGCTATTGTTCATCGGGATGTCAAGGCCAGCAATGTTTTGCTAGACAGGAATGGGAAGGCCCGGGTCACTGATTTTGGTCTAGCTAGAGTTGTTGATGATGGGAATAGCCATGTCTCGACGATGGTGGCCGGGACAGTTGGTTATGTTGCACCTGAATATGGACAGACAGGGCAAGCCACTACAAAAGGCGATGTGTACAGTTTTGGGGTGCTGTCAATGGAGCTAGCTACTGGGAGACATGCCCTGGATGGGGGGGAAGAGTGCTTGGTGGAGTGGGCGAGACGGGTCATGGGAAATGGGAGGCAAGGGCTGAGTAGAGCAGTGATACCGGTCGTGATGTTGGGATCTGGGCTGGCTGAGGGGGCGGAGGAGATGCGTGAGCTGCTTCGAATTGGGATAAAATGCACAGCGGAGTCACCACAGGCAAGGCCTAATATGAAGGAGGTGCTAGCTATGCTGATCACGATTTTGAGCACCCAACAGGATTTCAGTTATGGGTCCTCTCCTCCTAGTTCTGAAATGTCTGGATTGGAGACTTGA
- the LOC104882301 gene encoding uncharacterized protein LOC104882301, with product MYARLVCFCLNLCCFLAIFPCSTLGTNLSCDGEKAQPLFTSDPELMPILAGTLVAACYGCEQNKGVVQQEVSMDMLLSLLRSCRNALPGVRSNSILDSSRMDDSSECNTVGPESRKLLMDVSLRPSRHNARSTRGILGKGVASGNSLRLGKMRNQRDSKGLKTCEEMALKHNMQAPETPSALMLHFRFPSSFMDRAEQFFSAGTASVGDEV from the exons ATGTATGCCAGGTTGGTTTGCTTCTGCTTGAATCTCTGTTGCTTCTTAGCTATTTTTCCTTGTTCCACCCTGGGAACCAACCTGTCCTGCGATGGGGAAAAAGCCCAACCATTATTCACAAG CGACCCTGAGTTGATGCCAATCTTGGCCGGCACGCTAGTTGCTGCCTGCTATGGATGTGAACAGAACAAGGGTGTGGTTCAACAAGAAGTCAGTATGGACATGCTTCTTTCATTACTGAGGTCTTGTAGAAATGCTTTGCCTGGAGTTCGATCCAATTCGATCCTAGACAGTTCTCGAATGGATGATTCTAGTGAATGCAATACAGTGGGACCTGAATCTAGAAAACTTCTAATGGACGTATCTTTAAGACCCAGCCGTCATAATGCAAGAAGCACCCGGGGTATTTTAGGTAAAGGTGTTGCCTCAGGAAACAGCCTCCGACTTGGCAAGATGCGAAACCAAAGAGATAGCAAAGGATTAAAAACATGTGAAGAAATGGCCTTGAAGCACAATATGCAAGCCCCGGAAACTCCCTCTGCTTTGATGTTGCACTTTAGATTCCCTAGCAGCTTCATGGATAGAGCTGAGCAGTTCTTTTCAGCAGGGACTGCCAGCGTGGGTGATGAAGTTTGA